GGATTTCCAGGTCCATCTTCGTAAACGCCTGACGGTCCACTTTGTCCCAAAGCGCAATGATGCCGACGATGTCGTCTTCGATGAACGGCACGGCAATGGACCGGCGGCTCAAATGAAACTCGCCCGTCGAAGCGATCTGCCCTTCCAGCCCTCTTCCGACGCGCACGCGCTGCTTGTGGATGAATTTTTTGTTTTGGCCGAACGAAAACGCGGGAAACAGGTGCTCGTGCGTGGCGTCCATCAGCATGATCGCGCAGCCTTGAGCTTTCAGGACTTGCGCGCTCAGGCGGCCGATCCGGGGCAAAAGATCTTTGAGCCGGATGGACGAGCTGATGACGCGGTGGACTGAGTGCATGGTGGAGAGCGCAAGCGCGCGGGGATGCACGGTCTCATAGAAGTTATTCAACTCGAAGTTTTTATAGGCAAGCTCGACCTGGCTGTACAGGAATTGCTGGAAAGGCATGATGTAACCGTCGATTTTCTTGGCCGGCAGATGAAGGTCGCACAGGATCAGGAAGCCTTTGAGCTTCGACAAGTGCATCAGCGGGAAAATGAGCCCCTGCCGGCCGAACGCATCTTTATAGAACCCCGGCATCTTCTCCACCTGGTCGGGCTGGCTGGCCAGCATTTCGCAGTATTTATGGAGGAAGGCCTCGAGGCTTGTCTGGTTGGATTTGGAGGCGGCGTAAAAGGCGCTGTAGTCTTTGCGGTTCAGCCGGAGAAGCCGGTTACCGTCGGTTTTGTCAAAAAGGAAGAGCCAGCCGAGAGGGCGTGCGAACAGCTGATTGAAGGAACGGTAGCCGGGCAGCCAACCCGGATTGGTCAGCATGAATCTTTCAAGGACGGACGCGCTTTTTTTCGCCTTCAACATGCCTCAACCTGTTTTAAACCAGAGCTTTACTCGAGGATATCTAAGAAGCCATCTTACCCTTGTCCGCCTTGAAATGCAACATCCCTCCGGAACACTTTTATAAGCTGTTCAGGAAATTCCGGCCGCTCAGCGGCGCTTCCGCCCCGCCTTTTTCTTCCCGCGGGAAGGCAGGGCCGGGACGAGCTCACGGTAAACGGAGCGAAGGGATTCGGAAATGACTTTGACGCCCGCGACGGTGGGCATGAAGTTGGAATCCCCTTTCCAGCGGGGAATGACGTGCAAGTGAAGGTGTTTGGGAATGCCTGCGCCTGCGGCCCTGCCTAAATTGATACCGAGGTTATAGCCATGGGGCCTCAGTTTTTTTTCCATGGCCTGCTGCACCCGGCCGCAAAGGTCAAGCCAATCGAGCTTTTCCTCGGAAGTGAGATCGTCCAGGGACGCCACGTGCCGCAGCGGGAGAATCAGGGTGTGACCGTTGTTGTAGGGGTAGAGATTGAGGACGGCGAAAGATTTGGCCGAACGCGCGAGGATGTAATGCCGTTCGTCGCTTTTGGCTTTCAAAAGCCCGCAGAAGACGCAGCCTTTGCGGGCCTTTCCTTTAGGACGGATATACGCTTTCCGCCACGGTGCCCATAACCGCTCCATGTTTTTCCTCATTATCGAAGATCATGATTTTGGGAAAATCGTACAGTTCAAGGAGGCAGTTGAAATCGCGGAGCCCCCAAAGCTGGACAT
The sequence above is a segment of the Verrucomicrobiia bacterium genome. Coding sequences within it:
- a CDS encoding HD domain-containing phosphohydrolase, with protein sequence MLKAKKSASVLERFMLTNPGWLPGYRSFNQLFARPLGWLFLFDKTDGNRLLRLNRKDYSAFYAASKSNQTSLEAFLHKYCEMLASQPDQVEKMPGFYKDAFGRQGLIFPLMHLSKLKGFLILCDLHLPAKKIDGYIMPFQQFLYSQVELAYKNFELNNFYETVHPRALALSTMHSVHRVISSSIRLKDLLPRIGRLSAQVLKAQGCAIMLMDATHEHLFPAFSFGQNKKFIHKQRVRVGRGLEGQIASTGEFHLSRRSIAVPFIEDDIVGIIALWDKVDRQAFTKMDLEILKSLSEQAVVAIKNAQLFEETEQLTLGSIKTINDLLKLKGGADRVQLSLLGDIVMEVGKELQLSGRDMIHIQRAIMLRDAGTLSFPDEIWKKKGKLTKKEFEMIKRIPMRGANLLSSISSLKPVLPIVLHHRERFDGKGYPQGLKGEEIPIGARIVAVVDSFVAMISERSYRVTMTIEQALREIQANSGTQFDPHVVDCFLKVVRNKDILEKLRQTSKQARKLSAEPAGPFPV
- a CDS encoding HIT domain-containing protein, encoding MERLWAPWRKAYIRPKGKARKGCVFCGLLKAKSDERHYILARSAKSFAVLNLYPYNNGHTLILPLRHVASLDDLTSEEKLDWLDLCGRVQQAMEKKLRPHGYNLGINLGRAAGAGIPKHLHLHVIPRWKGDSNFMPTVAGVKVISESLRSVYRELVPALPSRGKKKAGRKRR